The Sandaracinus amylolyticus genomic interval GCAGCGCGGTCGACATCGTCGCGCTCACGCCCTCGGGCAGACCGCCGAGCGTCCCCGCGCCGAGCGTCGCGTCGAAGAACCCGCCGCGCCACAGCGCGTGCAGCGCCTGCGTGAGCACGGCCTCGTGCACCGCGACCGACGCCGCGCTCGAGCCCGACGCGTCGAGGATGCGCGCGCCCTGCTGCACCGGCGCGCCGAGCGTCGGGCGCGCGTGCGCGGCAGGCGCGCTGAAGCGCGTTCCGATCCCGAAGAGCATGCGCGCGGGCGCGCTGCCGAGGCTCGAGAAGCCGACGCCGAACGAGAGCGGGATCGCGCCGGAGCCGTCGAGGCGCGGCACCGAGAACGACGTGCCGAGCGACGAGATGTCGAGGCCGCCGAGCACTCCATCGAGGATCCCGTCGAAGTTGTTGGTGACCCAGTCGCGCAGCACGCCCGAGATCAGGTTGCGCACCGTGCCGTTGAACAGGCCCGCGACGATGTCGATGATCGCGCCCGAGAGCCCGCTGAAGTCGGTCGAGATCGAGCCCATCGTGACATTCACCGAGCCCGGTCGGACCGTGACGCGCGGGCGCCCGCTCGCGAGCGTCGTGTCGAAGATCAGCGACACGTCGGCGGAGCGGAAGGTGACCCACCCCGTCGAGTCGAGCGTGCCCTGGATGCGCACCCGCGCGCGAAGGTTCTCGATGTGCACGTTCGCGCGCAGCCCTCCGTCGACGAGCGTGAGCGACGCGGTGTTCGGCCCGTTGATCTCGCTGTCGAGGTACGTGACCTCGGTGGTCAGCACGCACACGCGGAGGATGCGCTGATCGCACGAGCGCGGCTTGAGCGGGTTCGCGGCGAGCAGCGAGCTGTGCAGCGTGTCGCGCAGGCCCTGGCTGTTGAGCACCGTGTGCAGGATGTCGGCGAGCGAGTCGAGCCCGTCGCTGCGCGAGCCGTCGTCGAACGCCTCCTGCGCCAGGCGCAGCGCGATCGTGTCCGACAGCGTGTCGGTGTCGGGCGCCCACGCGTTCGCGACGAGGAACGCGCAGGTGCGGCTCGCCTCGCGCGCGTTGCCGTCGACCGCGGCGACGTCGACGAAGTTGATGCCGTAGCGCGTCGTGATCTCGGTCGTGAACGTGCCGTCGGCCTCGACCGGCACGACGGTGCCGCCGACGCGCAGCTCGGTCACGCCGGTGAGATCGCTGACCGATCCGCGGAACGTGATCGGCGAGCCCGGCGCGATGTCGAGGATCGCGCCGTCGAGCGGCGCGTCGCAGCCGATCGCGGGGCCGTTGCCGTCGACGACGATCTCCGTCGTCGCGGTGAGCGGCGCGTCGTCCTGGGTCGGCGGCTCGACGGTCGCGGTCACGGTGTAGCGGCCGTCGGCGAGGTAGCGGAAGCGCGCGTCGCCGAGCGTCTGTCCCTCGGGCGCGCTGACCGTCGGCACGCGCGCGTCGGTGATCGTGTTGCCGAAGCGATCGGCGACGAGCCGCTCGATCGCGATCACCTGGCCGATCGCGTACACGGGCTGCTCGGGCACCCGCGAGATCAGCAGCGACGCGGGCAGCGCGGGCACGACCTCGAGCTCCGCGCCGCGGCTCGTCGCGCCGTCGAGATCGCAGTGCACGTCGAAGCGGCCGGCGCGCTGGAAGGTGCCGGTCGTGCCCTCGAACGTGTTCGCCTCGCTCGCGGGATCGGCGCGCAGCGTGGGCGTCGCGTCGACCACGAGGTTCCCGTACGCATCGAAGACGTCGCAGCGCGTCTCGAAGGACTCGCCCGCGGTGATCGAGTCGGGCGTGACGCGCGCGACGGTGCTCGCGGGCGCGCCCGGCACGACCTCGACGATCGCGGGCACGTCGTCGATCACGCCGAGCGAGGGCACGCTGCACGCGACCTCGAGCGCGCCGGCGCGCGTCGCGATCCACGAGCCGTCGTCCTGCCGCGCGACGGAGCCCTCGGGCACGAACCGCAGGCCGGCCGTGGTGCCTTCGGGCAGCGAGAACGTCTCGCCCGCCGCGTCGACCAGCACGCACGTGATCGCGAGCATCTGCCCCGCGATCACGCGCTCCGGCGCGACCGTCTCGACGCCCGTCGCGACCAGCGGGACCGACGCGTCGTCGCTCCCGCCGCGCGGGCCCTCACCACCACATCCTGGCCCGGTGATCGCGAGGACGACGAAGAGCGTCCACGCGCACATCCACGACCACCCCGATGGAACGAACGGCCTCCGTGCTCGCATCGACTCCTCTGCGCTCGGCGAGGCGAGTCTACCGAAGAAGGACGTGGAATTGTCCGCCCGGGCGAGCCGGGGGTGGACGGAACGCACGGCTCCGCCGAACATCGGCGCAGACCCGTGCCCTCGAACGAACGCAGCTCCTCGCCGGATCTCGCGCAGCCCGTCGTGCTGGTCGATCGGTCCGAGGGATCTCTGGTCCAGCTCGGCAGTGCGCTGGTCTCGATCCGCCGCTCGCCGCTGCGCCGCGCGCGCCTCGTCGAAGCGGGCCGTGCGATCGAGCGCGCCGCGAGCGCGCATCCTCGCGGCTGCGTGTTGCTGAGCGTGCTCCGGCTCTCGCGCGGACATCCGATCGAGCCCGGGTTCGACGCGAACGCGCGCGAGCTCGCGGAGACGCTGCGCGCGGTCGATCGCGTGCTCGTCGCGAACGCCGTCGTCGTCGAGTTCGACGGAATGCTCGCGGTCGCCACGCGCGCGCTCGTCCGGACGGTGTGGGCGCTCGCGCGGCCGCGCGCGTCGATGGCGCAGTTCGCGCGCATGAGCGACGCGATCACGTGGATGCTGCCGCATGCGCGCGCGATCGGCGCGCCCGACGACGCCGCGTCGTACGTGCGGCTCTACCGCGAGGCCGAGCGGAGGCTCGAGGACCACGACGCCGCGCAGTGGGCGCGCTCGGGGTGACGCGCGCGAGTTGACGGACCCGCGAGACGCTCACAGGCTCGCGACGTCATGCAGAGCGACCGCTCGGCGATCGAGACCGACACGTGCGCGACGCGCGCGTGGTGGCGCTCGAGCTGAGCGGGCGCCCGATCACGCAGACACCCCACGTGACAAGGAGGCGCCCTCGGCGGGCGGCCTCGCGTGATCGACACGTGTCGCAGCCCGGCTCGAGGGCCGACGACATGAGCCAGAACGCAACGAGAGACCGCTACACCTTCGGCGACACCGACGTCGCCGCGCACCGACTGCGCCTGCTCGCCGCGGTGTACGAGCCGAGCTCGCGCGCGTGGATCACGGCGCGCGCCGGCGATCTGCGCGACGCGCGCGTGATCGATCTCGGGTGCGGCCCCGGGCACACCACGCGGATGCTCGGCGACGTGCTGGCGCCCGCGTCGCTGCTGGGGCTCGACGCGTCGCCGCGCTACGTGCGCGCCGCGCGCGAGGCGATGCCCGAGCCCGCGCGCTTCGAGGTGCACGACGTGACGACGGCGCTGCCGGAGCGCGATGCCGACCTCCTCTACTGCCGCTTCCTCCTCACGCACCTCGGCGATCCGCGCGCCGCGCTCGACGTCTGGTACGACGCCGCGCGCGACGGCGGCGCGCTGCTCGTCGAAGAGGTCGAGGAGCTGCGCGCGACCGATCCGATGCTGCGCCGCTACTACGAGATCGTCGCGGCGATGCAGGCGCACCATCGCCAGTCGCTGCAGGTCGGGCGACTGCTCGACGCGGCCGCGGGCGCGACGC includes:
- a CDS encoding class I SAM-dependent methyltransferase, with translation MSQNATRDRYTFGDTDVAAHRLRLLAAVYEPSSRAWITARAGDLRDARVIDLGCGPGHTTRMLGDVLAPASLLGLDASPRYVRAAREAMPEPARFEVHDVTTALPERDADLLYCRFLLTHLGDPRAALDVWYDAARDGGALLVEEVEELRATDPMLRRYYEIVAAMQAHHRQSLQVGRLLDAAAGATRWTTVRSETATIALPASRMAMLHALNLATWGEAEIARGACEAREVADIAARLRAIAEDDEGLIVECEMRRMELRRAPR